In the Quercus lobata isolate SW786 chromosome 5, ValleyOak3.0 Primary Assembly, whole genome shotgun sequence genome, one interval contains:
- the LOC115990599 gene encoding agamous-like MADS-box protein AGL62, whose protein sequence is MMVRPKGMGRSKIEIKEIQNKGAMYCTFTKRRNGLCSKARELHTLCGAQVAAIVFSPMNKMYTFGEPSVDSVVNRFLYEQHQQPLNRGGQKKKKTILFLSDECIEGFELHELKHCTALMEKFVKNLEERLANVVYRRVQTKDLISLIK, encoded by the coding sequence ATGATGGTTAGACCGAAAGGCATGGGACGCAGCAAAATAGAGATAAAGGAAATACAGAACAAGGGAGCCATGTACTGCACCTTCACAAAGCGTCGCAATGGTCTATGCAGCAAGGCTAGGGAGCTCCATACCTTGTGTGGTGCCCAAGTTGCTGCCATTGTCTTCTCTCCCATGAACAAGATGTACACCTTTGGTGAGCCTTCCGTGGACTCCGTGGTGAATCGCTTTCTTTATGAACAACATCAACAACCCTTGAATAGAGGAgggcagaagaagaagaagacgataCTGTTTTTGTCAGACGAGTGCATTGAAGGTTTTGAGTTGCATGAGCTTAAGCATTGCACGGCTTTGATGGAAAAGTTTGTGAAAAATTTAGAGGAACGACTAGCAAACGTGGTGTATAGGAGGGTTCAAACGAAGGATTTGATTagtttaattaaataa
- the LOC115991662 gene encoding non-functional NADPH-dependent codeinone reductase 2-like gives MATTTLNSVTKIPKMELSSSSGPVSMPVIGFGSAADNNDSATLISAVLESIKLGYRHFDTASAYGTEQALGEAIAEALRLGLIPSRDDLFVTSKLWPTEAHAHLVLPSLQKSLRTLQLEYLDLYLIHWPISVTPGPVTIERPFDKQDLMPMDFKSVWAAMEECQRLGLTKSIGVSNFSCKKLENLLSFATIPPSVNQVEMNPVWQQNKLTEFCKANGIIVTAFSPLGAKGVSWGTNDVMDNEVLKEIAKTRGKTVAQVCLRWIYEQGAALIVKSYNKERLKENLQIFDWELSEDDYDKIGQIKQHRMMTKEDLVSAHGPYKSIEELWDGEL, from the exons ATGGCAACTACTACGCTAAATTCAGTTACTAAAATCCCAAAAATGGAGCTGAGCTCCTCCTCCGGCCCGGTGTCCATGCCCGTGATTGGCTTCGGCTCGGCGGCTGACAACAACGACAGTGCCACCTTGATATCAGCCGTGCTGGAGTCAATCAAGCTCGGTTACAGACACTTTGATACTGCTTCAGCATATGGGACGGAACAGGCTTTAGGAGAAGCTATTGCTGAAGCACTTAGACTTGGTCTTATTCCCTCTCGGGATGACCTATTCGTTACTTCCAAGCTTTGGCCTACTGAAGCTCATGCTCATCTTGTTCTTCCTTCCTTACAGAAATCACTTCG GACTCTTCAGCTGGAATACCTAGACCTCTATCTGATCCACTGGCCCATCAGTGTTACTCCTGGACCAGTCACTATAGAACGCCCTTTTGATAAACAGGACCTTATGCCAATGGACTTCAAGTCTGTGTGGGCAGCCATGGAAGAGTGCCAGAGACTTGGCCTTACCAAGTCCATTGGAGTCAGCAACTTCTCTTGTAAGAAGCTCGAAAACTTGCTCTCCTTTGCTACTATCCCACCTTCAGTGAATCAA GTGGAGATGAACCCAGTTTGGCAACAGAACAAGCTGACAGAGTTTTGCAAGGCAAATGGTATCATTGTCACTGCTTTCTCCCCTTTGGGAGCAAAAGGGGTTAGTTGGGGCACCAACGATGTTATGGACAATGAAGTGCTCAAAGAGATTGCGAAAACTCGCGGAAAGACTGTTGCTCAG GTTTGTCTCAGATGGATTTATGAACAAGGTGCGGCTCTTATAGTCAAGAGCTACAACAAGGAGAGGTTGAAGGAGAACCTGCAGATATTTGATTGGGAACTATCAGAGGACGACTATGACAAGATTGGTCAAATCAAGCAGCACCGAATGATGACTAAAGAGGACCTTGTTTCCGCTCATGGACCATACAAGTCCATCGAAGAGCTGTGGGATGGAGAGCTTTAA